The following coding sequences are from one Alkalibaculum bacchi window:
- the dut gene encoding dUTP diphosphatase has translation MNKIKIRIINKSKSSLPAYQTEGAAGMDLYANLDEPVIIEKGKIKLIPTGLFIALPLGYEAQIRSRSGMTLKHGIVVANGIGTIDCDYRGEIQIILINLGEKDYTINPGERIAQMVINQYSKAVFEEVEVLDDTLRGEGGFGHSGV, from the coding sequence ATGAACAAAATAAAAATTCGAATTATTAACAAATCAAAAAGCTCTCTCCCTGCTTACCAAACAGAAGGCGCTGCTGGGATGGATTTATATGCTAATCTTGATGAACCGGTCATTATAGAGAAAGGTAAGATTAAATTGATTCCTACTGGCCTTTTTATTGCCTTGCCTCTAGGATATGAAGCTCAAATTCGCTCTAGAAGTGGAATGACTCTAAAACATGGAATCGTAGTGGCTAATGGAATAGGTACGATTGATTGTGACTATAGAGGTGAAATTCAGATTATCCTCATCAATCTAGGGGAAAAAGATTACACTATAAACCCTGGCGAGAGAATTGCTCAAATGGTTATCAATCAATACTCTAAGGCAGTATTTGAAGAAGTAGAAGTTTTAGACGATACATTGCGTGGAGAAGGCGGTTTTGGACACTCAGGCGTCTAA
- a CDS encoding YlmC/YmxH family sporulation protein, which produces MRFGELRDREIINIETGEKLGTFGNCELDIDISTGQIISIIVIEGAGSFFSFLGKQEESKTVIPWENIKKIGKDTIMVCI; this is translated from the coding sequence ATGAGATTTGGCGAATTAAGAGACCGAGAAATAATAAATATTGAAACTGGCGAAAAATTGGGCACTTTTGGCAATTGCGAATTAGATATTGACATCTCCACAGGACAGATTATATCTATTATCGTCATAGAAGGTGCAGGCTCCTTTTTTTCCTTTTTAGGAAAACAGGAAGAATCTAAAACAGTGATTCCTTGGGAAAATATTAAAAAAATTGGAAAAGACACCATTATGGTATGCATTTAA
- a CDS encoding ClpP family protease — translation MNNKNISQNINQNENNNELQNLQELGQVNIPDFESSIFTLPIIGEIEGHGELPQGRKSTKYEHVIPQLLAVEQNPKYEGLFLIINTVGGDVEAGLALSELISSMKKPSVSLVIGGGHSIGVPLSVSTNHSFIAPTASMTIHPIRTSGLVIAVSQSFEYFQKMQERIVSFVEKNSKIQKDRFEELMLNNREMANDLGSILVGQKAVDEGLIDSVGGLSDALIKIQGLIDERKTES, via the coding sequence ATGAACAATAAGAATATATCTCAGAATATTAACCAAAACGAGAACAACAACGAATTACAAAATTTACAAGAATTAGGACAAGTAAATATTCCTGATTTTGAAAGCAGTATTTTTACTCTCCCTATTATTGGGGAAATTGAAGGTCATGGGGAATTACCTCAAGGGAGAAAATCCACAAAATACGAACACGTAATCCCTCAACTTCTAGCAGTAGAACAAAACCCTAAGTATGAAGGTCTATTTCTTATCATTAATACCGTAGGAGGAGACGTAGAAGCAGGGCTCGCTCTTTCTGAGCTCATTTCAAGCATGAAAAAACCAAGCGTATCTCTAGTGATTGGTGGAGGGCACAGTATTGGAGTGCCATTATCCGTAAGTACAAATCACTCCTTTATCGCACCTACAGCTTCTATGACCATCCATCCTATTCGAACAAGCGGATTAGTCATTGCTGTATCTCAAAGCTTCGAATATTTCCAAAAAATGCAAGAAAGAATCGTCTCTTTTGTAGAAAAAAATTCTAAGATACAAAAAGACCGTTTTGAAGAACTCATGTTAAACAATAGAGAGATGGCGAATGACTTAGGTAGCATACTTGTAGGACAAAAAGCTGTGGATGAAGGTTTGATTGATTCTGTAGGGGGATTAAGCGATGCCCTTATTAAGATTCAGGGGCTTATTGATGAGAGAAAAACCGAAAGCTAA
- a CDS encoding FtsK/SpoIIIE family DNA translocase — protein MASTTQTKKNTRKKSTRKKNTKKVDFRDTKLFSEIVGLIFVLFGSFGFYALVAKEAGAIGNSLGSLFHFLFGKSSYLFTIFIIVLGIYFIVKGLTYWMSVVLPLALFTLNFSIAITMIDDLIIENIFSLNIFQTALHTNDGGGFIGIFFTSILVKLFSTYGTIIILLITTLIASILISRKSLYEGIVEFRENHKNRPKRKILPNLEFPIEKPALSKSKRHSILKEKPSTEPEEIVVNKDEKIKILDYADIRNKNIETNPTTNKGIKVKNQKEVEEKIIQLEDQTSNGPLIQEHIPKDYVFPSPDLLNTPIPANPNSKKEIIHNASTLEKTLRDFGINTKVVEVSMGPSVTRYELQLEPGVKVSKIVNLSNDLALSLATTSVRIEAPIPGKSAVGIEVPNKETAIVNIREVLDSTTFKNFNSKICFALGKELSGNVVVGDLAKMPHVLIAGATGSGKSVCINSIIASILYKATPEEVKLILIDPKMVELNNYNGIPHLLIPVVTEPKHAAGALNWAIKEMTERYKTFKDQGVRDINRYNQVVGEKGKKLMPRLVIIIDELADLMMVSPREVENAICRLAQLARAAGIHLVLATQRPSVDVITGLIKANVPSRISFAVSSSVDSRTILDMGGAEKLLGRGDMLYHPVGEAKPVRIQGTFISDIEVEKVVEFVKQQGDPSYSEKVIEEIKDVKVAKDHDDFEDDMLPQAIELTLESDTISTSMIQRKLRVGYARAGRIIDEMEEKGIISGPEGSKPRRVLLSKEAYYENMKSQEE, from the coding sequence ATGGCATCGACCACACAAACAAAGAAAAATACGAGAAAAAAAAGCACTCGTAAAAAAAACACTAAGAAAGTAGATTTTAGAGACACAAAGTTATTTAGTGAAATTGTTGGATTAATATTTGTTTTATTCGGATCGTTTGGATTTTATGCCCTAGTGGCTAAAGAAGCTGGAGCAATTGGAAATTCTTTAGGATCCTTATTTCACTTTCTATTTGGAAAAAGTAGTTATCTCTTTACCATATTTATTATAGTCCTTGGAATATACTTTATTGTAAAAGGACTGACCTATTGGATGTCCGTAGTACTTCCATTAGCTTTGTTTACTTTGAATTTTAGTATTGCAATTACCATGATCGATGATCTTATCATTGAGAATATCTTTAGCTTAAACATCTTTCAAACAGCATTACATACAAATGATGGTGGTGGATTTATAGGTATCTTTTTTACTTCGATTTTGGTAAAATTATTTTCTACATATGGTACAATTATTATCTTGCTTATCACTACTCTTATTGCAAGCATCTTGATTTCGCGAAAATCACTCTATGAGGGAATTGTAGAGTTTAGAGAAAATCATAAAAATCGACCTAAAAGAAAAATTCTACCTAATCTTGAATTCCCTATTGAAAAGCCAGCTTTAAGCAAGTCTAAGAGACATAGTATACTTAAAGAGAAACCATCTACAGAACCAGAAGAAATTGTAGTAAATAAGGATGAAAAAATCAAAATATTAGATTATGCAGATATACGCAATAAAAATATAGAAACAAATCCTACTACAAATAAAGGAATTAAAGTTAAGAATCAAAAAGAGGTAGAAGAAAAGATCATCCAGTTAGAAGACCAAACGAGCAATGGCCCTCTAATTCAAGAGCATATACCAAAAGATTATGTCTTTCCAAGCCCTGATCTATTAAATACGCCTATACCAGCAAATCCTAATAGCAAGAAGGAAATTATTCATAATGCAAGTACCTTAGAAAAAACCCTAAGAGACTTTGGTATCAATACAAAAGTTGTAGAAGTTAGTATGGGACCTAGTGTTACAAGATACGAGCTTCAATTAGAACCAGGAGTAAAGGTGAGCAAAATTGTCAATTTATCTAATGATTTAGCCTTAAGTTTAGCTACTACAAGCGTGCGAATCGAAGCTCCAATCCCTGGTAAATCTGCAGTCGGCATTGAAGTGCCCAATAAAGAGACCGCCATTGTCAATATCAGAGAAGTATTAGATAGTACTACCTTTAAGAATTTCAATAGCAAAATTTGTTTTGCTCTAGGAAAAGAATTATCTGGTAATGTAGTTGTTGGCGATTTAGCTAAGATGCCTCATGTCCTTATTGCAGGGGCAACAGGATCTGGTAAGAGCGTCTGTATTAATTCCATTATTGCAAGTATCCTTTATAAAGCTACCCCTGAGGAAGTAAAGCTCATATTAATCGATCCTAAAATGGTAGAATTAAATAATTACAATGGAATACCACATTTATTAATTCCTGTAGTAACAGAACCAAAACACGCTGCAGGAGCCTTAAATTGGGCTATAAAAGAAATGACAGAGCGTTACAAAACATTTAAAGATCAAGGTGTAAGGGATATTAACAGATATAATCAGGTTGTTGGTGAAAAGGGCAAAAAACTCATGCCAAGGCTCGTCATCATTATAGATGAGTTGGCAGATTTGATGATGGTCTCTCCTAGAGAAGTAGAAAATGCCATTTGTCGTTTGGCTCAACTAGCGAGAGCCGCTGGCATTCATCTCGTCCTCGCTACTCAAAGACCTTCTGTTGACGTTATTACTGGACTGATTAAGGCAAATGTTCCTTCTAGAATCTCCTTTGCAGTATCTTCTTCGGTTGATTCAAGGACGATTTTAGATATGGGAGGAGCCGAAAAGCTCTTAGGTAGGGGAGATATGCTCTATCACCCAGTAGGTGAGGCAAAGCCAGTGCGTATACAAGGTACTTTTATATCCGATATTGAAGTAGAAAAAGTCGTAGAGTTTGTAAAGCAACAGGGGGACCCAAGCTATAGTGAAAAAGTCATTGAAGAAATTAAAGATGTTAAAGTAGCAAAAGACCATGATGACTTTGAAGATGATATGCTCCCCCAAGCTATTGAACTTACCTTAGAATCTGATACCATATCCACATCTATGATTCAAAGGAAACTCAGGGTAGGATACGCAAGGGCAGGTAGAATTATTGATGAAATGGAAGAAAAGGGTATTATCTCTGGGCCGGAAGGAAGTAAGCCTAGAAGGGTATTATTATCAAAAGAAGCATATTACGAAAACATGAAATCACAAGAAGAATAG
- the rimO gene encoding 30S ribosomal protein S12 methylthiotransferase RimO, whose protein sequence is MSYNVGLVSLGCAKNLVDSEIMLGLIERGSYTITEDHSKADIIIINTCGFIESAKEESIDTILQLGQYKENGNLKTLIATGCLSERYKDELLNEIPELDAVVGTGDYENIVQIIEDTLKGEKVCAYGHIDHSFDESLPRRISTPKYTAYVKIGDGCDNHCTYCIIPYLRGKYRSRKIEDIKREVEQLVHNGVKEIIIIAQDITQYGIDLYEKHSLPMLLRELEKIKDLRWIRLLYVYPENIDEDLIDVIKNSEKVLHYLDIPLQHTEDSVLKKMARRTTKTKIINLINTLRREIPDITIRSTIITGFPGESEEEFESMVETLKELQIDRLGVFPYSLEEGTPAALLGGQIDEEVKTRRQEQILEMQQEISLAHNESQVSRVLEVLIEGATDDPNVFIGRSYMDAPEIDGYVYVHSQKKLEEGDLCVVRIVDALEYDLIGEIINGDELTK, encoded by the coding sequence ATGAGTTACAATGTTGGGCTAGTATCCCTAGGATGCGCCAAAAATTTAGTGGACTCTGAAATTATGTTAGGCTTAATTGAAAGAGGAAGCTATACTATTACAGAAGACCATTCTAAAGCAGATATCATCATCATTAATACGTGTGGATTTATTGAATCTGCTAAGGAAGAATCAATAGATACGATTCTACAGTTAGGACAGTACAAAGAAAACGGGAATCTTAAGACTCTTATCGCTACAGGTTGTCTTTCAGAAAGATACAAGGATGAACTTCTAAATGAAATTCCAGAATTAGATGCAGTAGTGGGCACTGGAGACTATGAAAATATCGTACAGATTATAGAAGACACTTTGAAAGGAGAAAAGGTCTGCGCTTATGGGCATATTGATCACTCTTTTGATGAATCTTTGCCTCGAAGAATCTCTACACCTAAGTATACCGCTTATGTAAAAATCGGAGATGGCTGTGATAATCATTGTACTTATTGTATTATCCCTTATTTAAGGGGAAAATATAGAAGTAGAAAGATAGAAGATATTAAAAGAGAGGTTGAGCAATTAGTTCATAATGGAGTAAAGGAAATCATCATTATTGCGCAAGATATTACCCAGTATGGAATTGACCTTTACGAAAAACACTCCCTACCAATGCTTTTAAGAGAACTAGAGAAAATTAAGGACTTAAGATGGATTCGATTATTATATGTCTATCCTGAAAACATCGATGAAGATCTCATAGATGTAATTAAGAACAGCGAAAAGGTTTTACACTATTTAGATATCCCTCTTCAGCATACAGAGGATAGTGTCTTAAAGAAAATGGCAAGAAGAACGACAAAGACAAAAATTATAAATCTCATTAATACCCTTCGAAGAGAAATACCAGATATAACCATTCGATCTACTATTATTACTGGTTTTCCTGGTGAAAGTGAAGAAGAGTTTGAATCTATGGTTGAAACTTTAAAAGAGCTTCAAATTGATCGTTTAGGGGTATTTCCTTATTCTTTAGAAGAAGGAACTCCTGCAGCCTTATTAGGCGGTCAGATTGATGAAGAGGTAAAAACAAGACGACAAGAACAAATCCTTGAAATGCAACAAGAAATATCTTTAGCTCATAATGAATCACAGGTTTCAAGAGTTCTAGAGGTGCTTATCGAGGGAGCTACAGATGATCCTAATGTCTTTATAGGGCGTAGCTATATGGATGCGCCAGAGATCGATGGATACGTATATGTCCATTCTCAAAAGAAATTAGAGGAAGGGGATTTGTGTGTCGTTCGAATCGTAGATGCATTAGAATATGATTTAATAGGAGAGATAATAAATGGAGATGAACTTACCAAATAA